A part of Myxococcus landrumus genomic DNA contains:
- a CDS encoding DUF1549 domain-containing protein, with protein sequence MAALFALSGPVVPDAHAQQCEPRPEPSTPGDPPKDVMSDTRVLRRIVLGLTGSTPTVEQYEAMAAAASPEARAALLRSTLDEVLASPKFYERMLRFGHDWIAVGAYTTGANGDAYQGDMSGHLHRCPDNTPHPGAYYSVSEFGPNQDPGKQCSDKDVAGNPAVPEVHDVEPWWAPGTTVQVLGKAGSDVKEIVDATTGKTLDCGVVSGGYYDPSILKGCGCGPNLMWCSPLAGLSSSGTGSLNGQRRHPYEEPARLFAHLAWHDRPLSDLVVGNYSVGTNWLRALYIRFGRQMGSNAVDQNTTWWRPDAGNAPRDPMHPTPNDPQAWREFVVEELEPFHLALTSDKSRSGSMERTYRFDPRTTKDAPLGLPAAGVLTMMGSMSSFPRERVRAARFLEIFACQNFSPPPADVHFPPLEIDPATGGTCLHCHKTLDPAAIAFKRWDFTPFPSYYVPWPFIGGMGNQRVTAEWISGRYPHTGNAPGLRWKNAFQPNTVLTPVTPEQLKENPEAVLLDTMPESYTLLGEHGDGTMGPLGFGKLLVRSGEFDRCVARKVYAMFIGRELNPATEKGFIDKLAKEFVAGERKLRPFLRHLFEQSELRRGL encoded by the coding sequence GTGGCTGCGCTGTTCGCGCTGTCCGGGCCTGTCGTTCCCGACGCGCATGCGCAGCAATGTGAGCCTCGGCCCGAGCCCTCCACTCCGGGAGATCCCCCCAAGGACGTGATGAGCGACACGCGCGTGTTGCGCCGCATCGTGCTCGGGCTCACGGGGTCGACACCGACAGTCGAACAGTACGAGGCCATGGCCGCCGCCGCCTCCCCCGAGGCCCGGGCCGCGCTCCTCCGCTCGACGCTCGACGAGGTGCTCGCCTCGCCGAAGTTCTACGAGCGGATGCTGCGCTTCGGGCACGACTGGATTGCCGTGGGCGCCTACACCACGGGCGCCAACGGCGACGCGTACCAGGGCGACATGTCCGGCCACCTGCACCGGTGCCCCGACAACACCCCGCACCCGGGCGCGTACTACTCCGTGAGCGAGTTCGGTCCGAACCAGGACCCGGGCAAGCAATGTTCCGACAAGGACGTGGCCGGCAATCCCGCCGTGCCAGAAGTGCACGATGTCGAGCCCTGGTGGGCTCCGGGCACCACGGTCCAGGTGCTCGGCAAGGCGGGCTCCGACGTCAAGGAGATCGTCGATGCCACCACCGGGAAGACGTTGGACTGTGGCGTCGTCTCCGGCGGCTACTACGACCCGAGCATCCTGAAGGGCTGCGGCTGTGGTCCCAACCTCATGTGGTGCTCCCCGCTCGCGGGACTGAGCTCCTCGGGCACCGGGAGCCTCAACGGCCAGCGCCGTCACCCCTACGAGGAGCCCGCGCGCCTGTTCGCGCACCTCGCGTGGCATGACCGGCCCCTCTCGGACCTGGTCGTCGGCAACTACTCGGTCGGAACCAACTGGCTCAGGGCGCTGTACATCCGCTTCGGTCGGCAGATGGGCAGCAACGCGGTGGACCAGAACACCACCTGGTGGCGCCCGGACGCGGGCAATGCCCCGCGCGACCCCATGCACCCGACGCCGAACGACCCACAGGCCTGGCGGGAGTTCGTGGTGGAGGAGCTGGAGCCGTTCCACCTCGCGCTCACCTCCGACAAGTCCCGCTCCGGAAGCATGGAGCGCACCTACCGCTTCGACCCGCGCACGACGAAGGACGCCCCCCTGGGACTGCCCGCCGCGGGCGTGCTCACCATGATGGGGTCGATGTCCTCCTTCCCCCGCGAGCGCGTCCGGGCCGCGCGCTTCCTGGAGATTTTCGCCTGCCAGAACTTCTCGCCGCCGCCCGCCGACGTGCACTTCCCTCCGCTGGAGATAGACCCCGCGACGGGCGGCACGTGCCTGCACTGCCACAAGACGCTGGACCCCGCGGCCATCGCCTTCAAGCGCTGGGACTTCACGCCGTTCCCCAGCTACTACGTCCCCTGGCCCTTCATCGGCGGCATGGGCAACCAGCGTGTCACCGCGGAGTGGATCTCCGGCCGGTATCCACACACCGGCAATGCGCCGGGCCTGCGGTGGAAGAACGCGTTCCAGCCCAACACCGTGCTGACGCCCGTCACCCCGGAGCAGCTCAAGGAGAACCCGGAGGCGGTGCTGCTCGACACGATGCCGGAGTCCTACACGCTGCTGGGCGAACACGGCGACGGCACCATGGGCCCGCTGGGCTTCGGCAAGCTGCTGGTCCGCTCCGGTGAGTTCGACCGCTGTGTCGCGCGGAAGGTCTACGCGATGTTCATCGGCCGGGAGCTGAACCCGGCCACGGAGAAGGGCTTCATCGACAAGCTCGCGAAGGAGTTCGTCGCGGGAGAGCGCAAGCTCCGGCCCTTCCTCCGCCATCTCTTCGAACAGTCCGAGCTGCGGAGGGGCCTGTGA